A genomic window from Sorex araneus isolate mSorAra2 chromosome 2, mSorAra2.pri, whole genome shotgun sequence includes:
- the LOC105942947 gene encoding olfactory receptor 5H2: METDNTTLVSEFVLTGLRYRQEWQIPLFLMFLAVYLMTMMGNLGLIILIWNDSQLHIPMYLFLGSLAFIDATLSSTVTPKMLFDFFSKNKMISFTECMIQFFFFAIGVTTECFLLACMAYDRYVAICKPLQYPVIMSNKLCFRLSVSSYGAGIIHAFLHTGLLLRLTFCNDNVIHHFYCDIEPLFKISCTDPSINILIVFIFAGSIQVVTIMTVLVSYTLVLFTILKKKSLEGIRKAFSTCGAHLLCVALYYGPLLFIYVRPGEAQSGGQDMTYSVFYMIIIPLLNPIIYSLRNRKVIDSLIKFLKRNI; encoded by the coding sequence ATGGAGACGGACAATACAACATTGGTTTCAGAGTTTGTTCTCACAGGACTTAGATATCGACAGGAGTGGCAAATCCCTTTATTTCTGATGTTCTTGGCAGTATACCTCATGACCATGATGGGGAACCTCGGTCTCATTATTCTTATATGGAATGACTCTCAATTACATATTCCCATGTACTTATTCCTTGGAAGTTTGGCCTTTATTGATGCAACATTATCATCCACAGTGACCCCCAAGATGCTGTTTGACTTTTTCTCCAAGAATAAGATGATATCATTTACTGAATGcatgatacaattttttttctttgctattggAGTAACCACAGAATGTTTTCTTTTGGCATGTATGGCATACGATCGCTATGTAGCTATATGCAAACCTTTGCAGTATCCAGTCATTATGAGCAATAAACTATGTTTTCGCCTCTCAGTCTCATCTTATGGAGCTGGCATTATTCATGCTTTTCTTCACACAGGTTTGTTGTTGAGATTAACTTTCTGTAATGACAATGTAATACATCACTTTTATTGTGACATTGAACCATTGTTTAAGATTTCCTGTACTGATCCTTCAATTAATATTctgatagtttttatttttgctggttCAATTCAGGTAGTCACCATTATGACAGTTCTTGTCTCTTATACACTTGTTCTCTTTACAATCTTGAAAAAGAAGTCTTTGGAAGGTATAAGGAAAGCATTTTCTACATGTGGAGCCCATCTCTTATGTGTGGCTTTATATTATGGTCCTCTTCTTTTCATATATGTGCGTCCTGGAGAAGCACAATCAGGTGGTCAAGATATGACGTACTCTGTATTTTATATGATAATTATTCCTTTATTAAATCCAATtatctacagcctgagaaacaGGAAAGTCATAGATTCACTAATCAAATTCTTAAAGAGGAATATTTAA
- the LOC101539421 gene encoding olfactory receptor 5AC1-like, whose protein sequence is MMETNKTQVTEFVLTGLTDISELQLPLFLVFLVIYVTTMVGNLGLIFLIWKDPHLHTPMYLLLGSLAFADACSSSSVTPKMLVNFLSKTHMISLTECITQFYFFASSANTECFLLVVMAYDRYVAICKPLIYPVIMSNSFSIHLLGISYIIGFLHPMMHVGLLFRLSFCKSNIIHYFYCEVLQLFKISCTDPALNMILIFLFSVVIQSFTFMTIIISYSCVVLAILKQKSGKGRSKAFSTCSAHLLSVTLFYGTLFFMYVRPGSGSAENQDKMYSLFYTVIIPFLNPFIYSLRNKEVLGALGRIINKQFSRKIFKKF, encoded by the coding sequence ATGATGGAAACAAACAAGACACAAGTGACTGAGTTTGTTCTCACGGGACTTACAGATATTTCAGAGCTCCAGCTTCCTCTTTTTCTGGTGTTCTTAGTCATATATGTCACCACCATGGTGGGCAATCTTGGACTAATTTTTCTCATATGGAAGGACCCCCATCTCCACACTCCCATGTACTTACTTCTTGGTAGTTTAGCCTTTGCAGATGCTTGCTCTTCATCTTCTGTTACCCCCAAAATGCTAGTGAATTTTTTATCTAAAACTCATATGATATCCCTCACTGAGTGCatcactcaattttatttttttgcttccagTGCAAACACAGAATGTTTCCTCCTTGTAGTCATGGCTTATGATCGCTATGTAGCTATATGCAAGCCATTGATTTATCCAGTTATTATGTCTAATAGCTTCTCTATTCATTTGTTGGGCATTTCATACATTATTGGATTTCTTCATCCCATGATGCATGTGGGCTTGTTATTCAGATTATCTTTCTGCAAATCTAATATAATACATTATTTCTACTGTGAAGTTTTACAACTGTTCAAGATATCCTGTACTGATCCAGCACTTaatatgattttgatttttttattttcagtcgtTATTCAATCTTTTACTTTTATGACTATCATAATTTCTTACTCCTGTGTCGTTCTTGCGATATTGAAACAAAAGTCTGGAAAGGGCAGGAGCAAAGCCTTTTCCACATGCAGTGCTCACCTGCTCTCTGTGACTTTGTTCTATGGCACTCTCTTCTTCATGTATGTGCGCCCTGGGTCTGGGTCAGCTGAAAATCAGGATAAAATGTATTCTTTGTTTTACACAGTCATAATCCCTTTCCTAAATCCTTTCATATACAGTTTAAGGAACAAAGAGGTTCTAGGGGCCTTGGGGAGAATAATAAACAAACAGTTCtctaggaaaatttttaaaaaattttaa